In Sulfitobacter albidus, the following proteins share a genomic window:
- a CDS encoding acetolactate synthase 3 large subunit produces MTRQMTGAKMVVQALIDQGVDTVFGYPGGAVLPIYDEIFQQNHIKHVLVRHEQGAVHAAEGYARATGKPGVVLVTSGPGATNAVTGLTDALMDSIPIVVLTGQVPTFMIGSDAFQEADTVGITRPCTKHNWLVKETDRLSGVIHEAFHIATNGRPGPVLVDIPKDVQFATGTYTPKKPQASHYQPQLKGDMEAITELVEAMEKAKRPVFYTGGGVINSGPGASQLLRELVEATGFPITSTLMGLGCYPASGDKWLGMLGMHGTYEANMSMHGCDLMINIGARFDDRITGVVDKFSPHSTKAHIDIDPSSINKVIRVDIPIMGDVGHVLEDLLKVWKSRGRKTNSEAVAKWWKRIEEWRAVDCLKFTQKGPTIKPQHALARLEALTKEHDRYICTEVGQHQMWAAQYLGFEDPNRWMTSGGLGTMGYGFPASIGVQMAHRDALVINVAGEASWLMNMQEMGTAVQYNLPVKQFILNNERLGMVRQWQELLHGERYSQSWSEALPDFVKLAEAFGAKGILCSDPADLDEAIMEMINHDGPVIFDCLVEKHENCFPMIPSGKAHNEMIMGDVDTQTAIDAEGKVLV; encoded by the coding sequence ATGACACGCCAGATGACCGGAGCCAAAATGGTCGTTCAGGCCCTGATCGATCAGGGCGTCGATACCGTATTCGGGTATCCCGGCGGCGCTGTCCTGCCGATCTACGACGAGATCTTTCAGCAAAACCACATCAAGCACGTGCTAGTGCGCCATGAACAGGGCGCTGTGCACGCCGCCGAAGGATACGCCCGCGCGACCGGGAAACCCGGCGTGGTGCTGGTGACCTCCGGTCCGGGCGCCACGAACGCGGTGACCGGCCTTACGGACGCGTTGATGGACAGCATCCCGATCGTGGTGCTGACGGGTCAGGTGCCCACTTTCATGATCGGGTCGGACGCCTTTCAGGAAGCCGATACCGTCGGCATCACCCGCCCCTGCACCAAGCATAACTGGCTGGTCAAGGAAACGGACCGTTTGTCCGGCGTCATCCACGAGGCATTCCATATCGCCACCAACGGTCGCCCCGGCCCGGTGCTGGTGGACATCCCCAAGGACGTGCAGTTCGCCACCGGCACCTACACGCCCAAGAAACCGCAGGCCTCCCACTACCAGCCCCAGCTCAAGGGCGACATGGAGGCGATCACCGAATTGGTCGAGGCGATGGAGAAAGCCAAGCGCCCGGTGTTCTACACCGGCGGCGGCGTGATCAACTCGGGCCCCGGCGCCAGCCAGCTGTTGCGCGAACTGGTGGAGGCCACGGGCTTTCCCATCACCTCCACCCTGATGGGCCTTGGCTGCTATCCGGCGTCGGGCGACAAATGGCTCGGCATGCTGGGGATGCACGGCACGTATGAGGCCAACATGTCGATGCACGGCTGCGATCTGATGATCAACATCGGCGCGCGGTTCGACGACCGCATCACCGGCGTGGTCGACAAATTCTCGCCCCACTCGACCAAGGCGCATATCGACATTGATCCCTCAAGCATCAACAAGGTCATCCGCGTCGACATCCCGATCATGGGCGATGTGGGCCACGTGCTCGAAGATCTGCTGAAGGTCTGGAAATCGCGCGGTCGCAAGACCAACTCCGAAGCGGTGGCTAAGTGGTGGAAGCGCATCGAGGAATGGCGCGCGGTGGACTGCCTGAAGTTCACCCAGAAGGGCCCGACCATCAAACCCCAGCACGCGCTCGCCCGGCTCGAGGCGCTGACCAAGGAGCACGACCGCTATATCTGCACCGAGGTGGGCCAACACCAGATGTGGGCCGCGCAATATCTGGGCTTCGAGGATCCCAACCGCTGGATGACCTCCGGCGGGCTGGGGACCATGGGCTACGGCTTTCCCGCGTCCATCGGCGTGCAGATGGCACACCGCGACGCGCTGGTGATCAACGTGGCGGGTGAGGCGTCATGGCTGATGAACATGCAGGAAATGGGCACCGCGGTGCAGTACAACCTGCCGGTCAAACAGTTCATCCTCAACAACGAACGCCTTGGTATGGTGCGCCAGTGGCAGGAGCTGCTGCACGGTGAGCGCTACAGTCAGTCGTGGTCCGAAGCCCTGCCCGATTTCGTGAAACTCGCCGAAGCCTTCGGCGCGAAGGGCATCCTGTGCTCGGACCCCGCCGATCTGGACGAGGCGATCATGGAGATGATCAATCACGACGGGCCGGTGATCTTTGACTGCCTTGTGGAGAAACACGAAAACTGCTTCCCGATGATCCCGTCTGGCAAGGCCCATAACGAGATGATCATGGGCGACGTGGACACGCAAACCGCCATCGACGCAGAGGGCAAGGTGCTGGTTTAA
- the ilvN gene encoding acetolactate synthase small subunit, whose protein sequence is MSALKIKKGANSHSAYNLRPDFSDVEERHTLAVLVENEPGVLARVIGLFSGRGYNIDSLTVAEVDHTGHLSRITIVTRGTPQIIEQIKAQLGRIISVRDVHDLTVEGASVERELAMLKVTGTGDKRVEALRLADIFRANVVDSTLESFVFEITGAPEKIDAFADLMRPLGLSEIARTGVAALSRGE, encoded by the coding sequence ATGTCAGCCCTGAAAATCAAGAAAGGCGCGAACAGCCATTCCGCCTACAACCTACGCCCCGATTTCTCGGACGTGGAGGAACGCCACACCCTCGCCGTACTGGTCGAGAATGAGCCGGGCGTGCTGGCCCGCGTCATCGGCCTCTTCTCGGGGCGCGGCTACAACATCGACAGCCTCACCGTGGCCGAGGTCGATCACACCGGCCATCTGAGCCGCATCACCATCGTCACCCGCGGCACGCCCCAGATCATCGAACAGATCAAGGCGCAGCTGGGCCGCATCATCTCGGTGCGCGATGTGCATGACCTCACCGTCGAGGGCGCGAGCGTGGAGCGCGAATTGGCCATGCTCAAGGTCACCGGCACCGGCGACAAGCGGGTCGAGGCGCTGCGCCTTGCGGATATCTTCCGCGCCAATGTGGTCGACAGCACGCTGGAAAGCTTTGTGTTCGAGATTACCGGCGCGCCGGAAAAGATCGACGCCTTTGCCGATCTGATGCGCCCACTGGGCCTGTCCGAAATCGCGCGCACCGGCGTCGCCGCACTTTCGCGCGGGGAGTAA
- a CDS encoding response regulator transcription factor: MTDQLRIAIVDDHPMVAEGIQSILESYDDVNVVGTLTTGRAIIDALDTLQPDVILMDLNMPDIGGLSATEIVLERRPGTRVVILSMHDSPEYISSALSHGAMGYILKDVPTDEIKLAIDTVMGGKRYLCTGAQGSLTPKDGGAREALTGREQTILLQLAQGSSNKEVALTLDISVRTVETHRKNIKRKLGISSTAGLTRYALEHGVLQGTGVDL, encoded by the coding sequence AGGCATCCAGAGCATCCTGGAAAGCTATGACGACGTGAATGTCGTCGGCACCCTCACCACGGGCCGCGCCATCATCGACGCGCTCGATACGCTTCAGCCCGACGTGATCCTGATGGATCTCAACATGCCCGATATCGGCGGTCTGTCCGCCACCGAAATCGTGCTGGAGCGTCGCCCCGGCACCCGCGTGGTGATCCTGTCGATGCATGACAGCCCCGAATACATCTCCTCCGCCCTCAGCCACGGCGCCATGGGCTATATCCTCAAGGACGTGCCAACGGATGAGATCAAGCTGGCGATCGATACTGTGATGGGCGGAAAACGCTATCTGTGCACCGGTGCGCAAGGCTCGCTTACCCCCAAGGATGGCGGCGCGCGCGAGGCGCTTACGGGGCGGGAGCAGACGATCCTGTTGCAACTGGCGCAGGGCAGCTCGAACAAGGAGGTGGCGCTGACCCTCGACATCTCCGTGCGCACGGTCGAGACGCACCGCAAGAACATCAAACGCAAGCTGGGCATCTCAAGCACCGCAGGGCTCACCCGCTACGCGCTGGAGCACGGGGTGTTGCAGGGCACGGGCGTGGACCTCTAG